The Miscanthus floridulus cultivar M001 chromosome 7, ASM1932011v1, whole genome shotgun sequence genome includes a region encoding these proteins:
- the LOC136465930 gene encoding salutaridine reductase-like, which translates to MATRVAVVTGGNRGIGLEICRQLASNDVLVVLTARDENKGSQAVEELQSSGLSGVIFHRLDVADRSSITQLAEFVKARFGKLDVLVNNAAVGGTTIDPDRLKELQKQDPKEDIRTFADGYMGSLQQSYELAKECLEINFNGTKDVTDCLIPLLLLSKSGRVVNVSSQVAQLKFMSNEGVIKVLSDIDNLSEAKLDEVMSLFLADFKDGILAARGWFPVVSAYAVSKTLVNAHSRLLAKRHPSLVVCCVNPGFVRTGMNYGMGLFSAEEGATAPVALALRDEPGDSGLNFELLDVCEF; encoded by the exons ATGGCAACCAG GGTTGCAGTGGTCACCGGAGGGAACAGAGGAATCGGGCTGGAGATCTGCAGGCAGCTCGCGAGCAACGACGTTCTCGTTGTCCTGACAGCCAGAGACGAGAACAAGGGCTCGCAGGCCGTGGAGGAGCTGCAGAGCTCCGGCCTCTCCGGCGTGATCTTCCATCGGCTGGACGTCGCTGACCGGTCGAGCATCACGCAGCTTGCGGAGTTCGTCAAGGCCAGGTTCGGCAAGCTCGACGTCTTG GTGAACAATGCAGCCGTTGGTGGAACAACCATCGATCCTGACAGGTTAAAAGAGCTCCAAAAGCAGGATCCTAAG GAAGATATAAGAACTTTTGCGGATGGTTACATGGGAAGTCTTCAGCAAAGTTATGAGCTAGCCAAGGAGTGTCTGGAAATAAACTTCAACGGCACAAAGGACGTTACAGATTGCCTGATCCCCCTCCTCCTGCTGTCCAAATCAGGAAGGGTTGTGAATGTTTCTTCACAAGTTGCACAGCTTAAG TTCATGTCAAACGAAGGAGTCATAAAGGTGCTAAGCGACATCGACAACCTCTCAGAGGCGAAGCTCGATGAGGTGATGAGCCTTTTCCTGGCAGATTTCAAGGACGGTATCCTAGCGGCTCGTGGGTGGTTCCCCGTGGTGTCGGCCTACGCAGTGTCCAAGACGCTGGTGAACGCCCACTCCAGGCTGCTCGCCAAGAGGCACCCATCGCTGGTGGTGTGCTGCGTCAACCCGGGCTTCGTGAGGACCGGCATGAACTACGGCATGGGCCTGTTCTCCGCCGAGGAAGGCGCCACGGCGCCCGTCGCGCTCGCGCTGCGGGACGAGCCCGGCGACTCCGGCCTCAACTTTGAGCTGCTGGACGTGTGCGAGTTCTGA
- the LOC136467401 gene encoding salutaridine reductase-like, producing MEGAVPKPSEKRVALVTGGNRGMGFEICRQLASSGLTVVLTARNETRGVEAVDRLCGLGLPDVVFHQLDITEPASAARLADFVRSKFGKLDVLVNNAGIMGVTMEVGDEAAIKEMMVGEDQNEIAEWLKQRTTQNTEQAEECVKINYHGTKTVTEALLPLVQSSSDGRIVNVTSAFGLLRFFSGEELRQELSSIDTLTKQRLDELPALFLDDYKSGKLELRGWPTDRVYAAYQASKALVSAYTRILARENPALRVNCVHPGYVETEMNCNTGDLTAAEGARVSVAVALADQGGVTGAYFDRNEIASFV from the exons ATGGAAGGAGCCGTTCCCAAGCCATCGGAGAAGAG GGTGGCCCTTGTCACGGGCGGGAACCGGGGCATGGGGTTCGAGATATGCCGGCAGCTGGCGTCCAGCGGGCTCACCGTCGTCCTGACGGCGCGGAACGAGACGAGGGGTGTCGAGGCGGTCGACAGGCTTTGCGGCCTCGGCCTGCCGGACGTCGTGTTCCACCAGCTGGACATCACGGAGCCCGCCAGCGCTGCTCGCTTGGCTGATTTCGTCAGGAGCAAGTTCGGCAAGCTCGATGTGTTG GTCAACAACGCAGGCATAATGGGAGTGACGATGGAGGTTGGCGACGAGGCAGCCATCAAAGAAATG ATGGTAGGCGAGGACCAGAACGAGATTGCAGAATGGCTGAAGCAGCGGACCACGCAGAACACTGAGCAAGCAGAGGAATGCGTCAAAATTAACTACCACGGCACCAAAACCGTCACCGAAGCGCTCCTTCCGCTCGTGCAATCCTCCTCTGACGGAAGGATCGTCAACGTCACCTCAGCCTTTGGGCTACTCAGG TTTTTCAGCGGTGAGGAGCTCCGGCAGGAGCTGAGCAGCATCGACACGCTGACCAAGCAGCGGCTGGACGAGCTGCCGGCGCTGTTCCTGGACGACTACAAGAGCGGCAAGCTGGAGCTCCGTGGGTGGCCCACCGACCGGGTGTACGCGGCGTACCAGGCGTCCAAGGCGCTCGTCTCCGCCTACACGAGGATCCTCGCCAGGGAGAACCCCGCGCTGCGGGTCAACTGCGTGCACCCGGGCTACGTCGAGACGGAGATGAACTGCAACACCGGTGACCTGACAGCCGCGGAAGGCGCCAGGGTCTCCGTCGCGGTCGCTCTCGCCGACCAGGGCGGCGTCACCGGCGCTTACTTCGACCGCAATGAAATAGCTTCGTTCGTGTAA